The genomic window ATTCGGAGGTGGGGCTCCATAGCTTGGTGGGTAAGGGCCTCGACCGCCACCATAGCTGTTAGGGGGTGGCACTGCAGAGTCTGAACTGTACACATTGTTGCCTCCATAGGAACTTGGGGGCGGTGCGTAGTCACCTGGAGGACCGCCATAGGATGGAGGTCCTTTAGGGGGAGCCTGCCCATAGCCACCGTCACCTTGGTTGTTCTCTTGGCCTCTTCCGCCATAACCACCACCGCTCCCACCACGGTGGTCATCAAAACCACGGCCGCTCCCACCATCACGATTGTACCCTCCTCTTGCTCCCCCGGCACCACCATCACGACCACCAGAGTTGTAATCCCCATCACCTCTGCTGTAGCCACCACCCCCTGAACCATGATCACCACCACCACGACTGTACCCTCCACCTCCACCAGACCTATCGTaccccccgccaccaccaccacctccacctccacttGGGTTAACTGCCCCACACTTATTGCACTCAGTCCTCCTTGCAAAGTTCACATTAAGGCAGCTGCAACAAGAGTTCATGTATTTTTAGTCTCAAGGATTCCATAGAAAATAATACCCTCAGCATGAAAACAACTGGTAGTGTTCACAAAACTAGAGCCCACTAATTTTCCAATAAGAGCACAACATCGGTAAGACATAAAACCGTCAATTAAGTGTATGCTCTGGTGTAACAACCAATAAAATATATAGCGGAGTAAATAACCAGGGCAAATACGGCATATCAACATATAGCCCAGCAATATTTTCGAGCGTAAATTGCACATAGGAATAGCATCACATCACAAGTTATGATTTTAAAGCCATATAGGGCATCTAGCAGAAGTTCAAACTAAAGCATCAGAATGATGTGATGTTTGAAATTCCGGTTACGGCGCTACAACATAAGCTCCCAACAATAAAATGCCATGGAAGGCCACGGCTGGATCAGCCGAGTCCAACGCCAAATCCTAGAGCGAGATGATGAGAATTCGATACCCACCTTGCATCAGGGCAAGTCCAGTCACCTTCGCGTCCTCCCCCGCGCCCGCCACCtctcccgccgcctccgccgccgccgccgtagcctcctcctcctccaccacccccTCTACCGCCACCGCCGTACCCTCCCCCACCGCCGCCACCAGCTCCATatcctccaccaccgccaccgctgccgccatatcctccaccacctccgcgcccacgaccacctccgccgccgccgccgcctacacaGACACGAAAAAAATCAGAAAAACGATCCACGAAGAGGAGACAAAACCGATTCCGAGGATCCTGAGGCGACCTCggccgccgtagccgccgccgcgGTAGTCGTCGGATCCGTACGACCCCGACATGGGGTTCACGCCAAAGCTAGGGTTTGGGAGTGTTCGAGAGGCCGCGGGGGCGGAGCCGAGTATTCGCGATGCAGGGGGAGAGGCGCCCGCTGTGGATTAGGGCAAAACAGTCGCGACGCGATTGCAAGGGCGAAACATCGCGAACATGGGCCGAATTTTATTGTAAAGAGTTCTGTTTGATTTGCGCTGACCGACTCCGGCAGGCCTTCTGACTGACTGGGGGTTGCCTGAGGCCCACCACGCAGTTCGCGGGTGCAGCGTTCGGCCTGGCCCATTTAGATGTTTTGACGTGTGAAGCCCACTACATAACCGTCcattctatttgtgtgtttatcgTCTTCTCAGAAATCTTTTTTGTGATGTTAAATTAAAAACACATTTTTGTGTGTGTTTATTGTACTGTTTTTTTGATCTGTTTCAATTTTATATGACTAATCTTTATACAGAAATTCATATAATAACCATAAAGCAATTCAGCAACCATGAAGTGAGTCATAACAGTTCTCTGAAAGAAAATTTTAAGAATTTTGCACTCAATCTGAATCTTGATTTAAAAGACACATTCTATGATTTTAATGGAGCCAAAATACATTTCTCACTTACACGGCATGCATTAATGAACATGactagtgcaacttcatatcgggTCTTGCATGTAGGACACACCTGCCAAAGATTTGTGGCTTATTTAGTAAATGTTAGGGAAGATGTCTAGATTGAACAAACAAATGAAGGATAAAGATCCATGACTAAAAGTTACATGGGGTTCTTTGAAGTCGGTGTCTCCAATTTTCACTTTTTGCATTGCATTCCACCATAACATTAGTGAAGAAACTATAGAAGAccttttttctggaaaaaaaaataTAGAAGACAAAGCCTGCATAAAACCATATTAGCCTCAAAGATTTCGAAAAGTCGCACGAACCACC from Triticum aestivum cultivar Chinese Spring chromosome 3B, IWGSC CS RefSeq v2.1, whole genome shotgun sequence includes these protein-coding regions:
- the LOC123068849 gene encoding transcription initiation factor TFIID subunit 15b, whose product is MSGSYGSDDYRGGGYGGRGGGGGGGGRGRGGGGGYGGSGGGGGGYGAGGGGGGGYGGGGRGGGGGGGGYGGGGGGGGRGGGRGGGREGDWTCPDASCLNVNFARRTECNKCGAVNPSGGGGGGGGGGYDRSGGGGGYSRGGGDHGSGGGGYSRGDGDYNSGGRDGGAGGARGGYNRDGGSGRGFDDHRGGSGGGYGGRGQENNQGDGGYGQAPPKGPPSYGGPPGDYAPPPSSYGGNNVYSSDSAVPPPNSYGGGRGPYPPSYGAPPPNPYGGGAPGGQGGLPPTYDGGYGGRSVPGGGGAGGAPPPYHGGGGGGGGYSANAAPEPTKVKQCDANCDDSCDNARIYISNLPPDVTVEELQELFGGIGQVGRIKQKRGYKDQWPWNIKIYTDDSGKAKGDACLAYEDPSAAHSAGGFYNDYDMRGRKISVVMAEKSAPRAPTSGHGGGRGGGGGYGGDRRRDGGGHGPNRNQGGGSRSRPY